In Phaseolus vulgaris cultivar G19833 chromosome 10, P. vulgaris v2.0, whole genome shotgun sequence, a single genomic region encodes these proteins:
- the LOC137818503 gene encoding inorganic pyrophosphatase 2-like: MSGIVVVFDFDKTIVDVDSDNWVVDELGFTDLFNQLLPTMPWNTLMDTMMKELHSHGKSMKDIEEVLHKIPLHPRVIPAIKVAHALGCDLRIVSDANTYFIETILKHLGIREYFSEMNTNPGYVNEEGRLRILPYHDFNKASHGCTLCPPNMCKGLVIKRIQDSISEEDKRMIYLGDGSGDYCPSLRLKEKDFMMPRKNFPVWDLICKDPSVVKAEIHGWSDAEELEQVLLQLINKISMEHNSPFVSSDCKLQTLSASVLEALPKGLPLRP, encoded by the exons ATGTCTGGAATCGTGGTTGTTTTCGACTTCGACAAAACCATTGTGGATGTCGACAGCGACAACTGGGTGGTCGACGAATTGGGTTTCACGGATTTGTTCAACCAGCTTCTTCCCACCATGCCTTGGAACACTCTCATG GACACAATGATGAAGGAGCTTCATTCACATGGTAAAAGCATGAAGGACATTGAAGAGGTTCTGCATAAGATTCCCTTGCACCCCAGAGTTATTCCTGCTATTAAAGTAGCTCATGCTTTAGG GTGTGATTTGAGGATTGTGAGTGATGCAAACACGTATTTCATTGAGACTATTTTGAAGCATTTGGGAATAAGGGAATATTTCTCAGAGATGAATACTAACCCCGGTTATGTGAATGAAGAAGGAAGGTTAAGGATTCTTCCTTACCATGACTTCAACAAAGCTTCCCATGGCTGCACTTTGTGCCCTCCAAACATGTGCAAG GGTTTAGTGATAAAGAGAATCCAAGATTCAATATCAGAAGAGGATAAGAGGATGATCTACCTTGGAGATGGGAGTGGAGACTATTGCCCAAGTTTGAGGCTGAAAGAGAAGGACTTTATGATGCCAAGGAAGAACTTTCCAGTGTGGGACTTGATATGCAAAGACCCTTCAGTTGTTAAGGCTGAGATTCATGGATGGAGTGATGCAGAAGAACTTGAACAGGTTTTGCTGCAATTGATCAACAAAATATCAATGGAGCACAATTCTCCCTTCGTTTCCTCTGACTGCAAGCTTCAGACTCTGTCAGCCTCCGTTTTGGAGGCTTTGCCCAAAGGCCTACCACTTCGCCCATAA
- the LOC137818682 gene encoding inorganic pyrophosphatase 2-like: MFATTNYPCNIPLESKILFLFHSFTITINTLFAFHCKTKLRTTNLQSTIYTHPNRALFFRKKLSFFNLPKQIMSGIVVVFDFDKTIVDVDSDNWVVDELGFTDLFNQLLPTMPWNTLMDTMMKELHSHGKSIKDIEEVLHKIPLHPRVIPAIKAAHALGCDLRIVSDANTYFIETILKHLGIREYFSEMNTNPGYVNEEGRLRILPYHDFNKASHGCTLCPPNMCKGLVIKRIQDSISEEDKRLIYLGDGSGDYCPSLRLKEKDFMMPRKNFPVWDLICKDPSVVKAEIHGWSDGEELEQVLLQLISKVSMEHNSPFITSDCKLQTLSLSVLEALPKALPLRP; this comes from the exons ATGTTTGCTACCACGAACTATCCGTGTAATATTCCTTTGGAATCTaagattctttttctctttcattcATTCACCATCACTATAAATACCCTCTTTGCTTTCCATTGCAAAACCAAGCTAAGAACCACCAATCTTCAGAGCACTATATACACACACCCAAACAGAGCCTTATTCTTCAGAAAGAAGCTTTCTTTTTTCAATTTACCAAAACAGATCATGTCTGGAATCGTGGTTGTTTTCGACTTCGACAAAACCATTGTGGATGTCGACAGCGACAACTGGGTCGTGGATGAATTGGGTTTCACCGATTTGTTCAACCAGCTTCTTCCCACCATGCCCTGGAACACTCTCATG GACACAATGATGAAAGAGCTTCATTCACATGGTAAAAGCATTAAGGACATTGAAGAGGTTCTGCATAAGATTCCCTTGCACCCCAGAGTTATTCCTGCTATTAAAGCAGCTCATGCTTTAGG GTGTGATTTGAGGATTGTGAGTGATGCAAACACGTATTTCATTGAGACTATTTTGAAGCATTTGGGAATCAGGGAATATTTCTCAGAGATGAATACTAACCCCGGTTATGTGAATGAAGAAGGGAGGTTAAGGATTCTTCCTTACCATGATTTCAACAAAGCTTCCCATGGCTGCACTTTGTGCCCTCCAAACATGTGCAAG GGTTTGGTGATAAAGAGGATCCAAGATTCAATATCAGAAGAGGATAAGAGGTTGATCTACCTTGGAGATGGGAGTGGAGACTATTGCCCAAGTTTGAGGCTGAAAGAGAAGGACTTTATGATGCCAAGGAAGAACTTTCCAGTGTGGGACTTGATATGCAAAGACCCTTCAGTTGTTAAGGCTGAGATTCATGGATGGAGTGATGGAGAAGAACTTGAACAAGTATTGCTGCAATTGATCAGCAAAGTGTCAATGGAGCACAATTCTCCCTTCATTACCTCTGATTGCAAGCTTCAGACTCTGTCACTCTCTGTTTTGGAGGCTTTGCCCAAAGCCCTACCACTTCGCCCATAA
- the LOC137819145 gene encoding inorganic pyrophosphatase 2-like, translated as MSGIVVVFDFDKTIVDVDSDNWVVDELGFTDLFNQLLPTMPWNTLMDTMMKELHSHGKTINDIEEVLHKIPLHPRVIPAIKAAHALGCDLKILSDANTFFIETILKHLGIREYFSEINTNPGYVNEEGRLRILPYHDFNKASHGCTLCPPNMCKGLVIKRMQDSISEEDKRLIYLGDGSGDYCPSLRLKEKDFMMPRKNFPVWDLICRDPSLVKAEIHGWSDGEELEQVLLHLISKVSMENNSPFITSDCKLQTLSLSGLEALPKVLPLRP; from the exons ATGTCTGGAATCGTGGTTGTTTTCGACTTCGACAAAACCATTGTGGATGTCGACAGCGACAACTGGGTGGTCGACGAATTGGGTTTCACCGATTTGTTCAACCAGCTTCTGCCCACCATGCCCTGGAACACTCTCATG GACACAATGATGAAGGAGCTTCATTCACATGGTAAAACCATTAATGACATTGAAGAGGTTCTGCATAAGATTCCCTTGCACCCCAGAGTTATTCCTGCTATTAAAGCAGCTCATGCTTTAGG GTGTGATTTGAAGATTCTGAGTGATGCAAACACGTTTTTCATTGAGACTATTTTGAAGCATTTGGGAATCAGGGAATATTTCTCAGAGATCAATACCAACCCCGGTTATGTGAATGAAGAAGGAAGGTTAAGGATTCTTCCTTACCATGACTTCAACAAAGCTTCCCATGGCTGCACTTTGTGCCCTCCAAACATGTGCAAG GGTTTAGTGATAAAGAGGATGCAAGATTCAATATCAGAAGAGGATAAGAGGTTGATCTATCTTGGAGATGGGAGTGGAGACTATTGCCCAAGTTTGAGGCTGAAAGAGAAGGACTTTATGATGCCAAGGAAGAACTTTCCAGTGTGGGACTTGATATGCAGAGACCCTTCACTTGTTAAGGCTGAGATTCATGGATGGAGTGATGGAGAAGAACTTGAACAAGTTTTGCTGCACTTGATCAGCAAAGTATCAATGGAGAACAATTCTCCCTTCATTACCTCTGATTGCAAGCTTCAGACTCTGTCACTGTCTGGTTTGGAGGCTTTGCCCAAAGTCCTACCACTTCGGCCATAA